The Hymenobacter oligotrophus genome segment AGCTGCTGGTAAAAGGCGAGCAAAGCTTCGTCCACGGGTAAAACAGACTAGGAGGTGGGCAACACGGGCAAGCAGCAGCGGCACCTAGGGCGGCGCAGCTGAACTATACCAAGTTAACCAATTCGGCGGAGTGCTTACTCCATTTCAAACAAAGCCTTCAGCTCGGTGGCTTCTTGGGGCTTCATGCGGCCGGCCAGCACCAGGCGCAGCTGGCGGCGGCGCAGGGCGCCGTCGTAGAGGCGGACTTCTTCTTCGCTGTGCGGCACGGCTTCGGGCACATCAATCGGGCGGCCCGACTGATCGACGGCCACGAAGGTGAAAAACGCCTCGTTCGACTTGACCTTGGTGCCGCTCGGAATGTCTTCCGACCACACGTTGATGTGCACTTCCATGGAGGAGCTGAAGGAGCGCGTTACCTGCGCTTCCAGCGTTACCACGTTGCCCAACTTAATGCCCTCGCGGAAGGACACGTTGTCGACGGAGGCCGTAACAACGATGCGGTTGGAGTGGCGCTGGGCCGAAATGGCCGCGGCAATGTCCATCAGGTGCATCATGCGGCCGCCCATCAGGTTATTGAGCGTGTTGGTATCGTTGGGCAGTACCAGCTCGGTCATCCGCACGAACGACTCGGCTACGGGCTTCTGTTTGCGCATTGGGGGCAAGAGTTAGGGCAGGAGCGTATAAATCGGGCGCAAAGATAGCCGCCCGGGCCCCAGCCCGCGCCTGCCCCGGCAAATTGCGAAGCCTGGCACCTAGGGCTACCGCCTGCTGGCCTGCAAGCACGCCGGCACCTACTCGCCCCACCCGGCCGCGCCGCGCAAGGGCACAAACCGAA includes the following:
- a CDS encoding acyl-CoA thioesterase, which gives rise to MRKQKPVAESFVRMTELVLPNDTNTLNNLMGGRMMHLMDIAAAISAQRHSNRIVVTASVDNVSFREGIKLGNVVTLEAQVTRSFSSSMEVHINVWSEDIPSGTKVKSNEAFFTFVAVDQSGRPIDVPEAVPHSEEEVRLYDGALRRRQLRLVLAGRMKPQEATELKALFEME